One part of the Bacteroidia bacterium genome encodes these proteins:
- a CDS encoding RagB/SusD family nutrient uptake outer membrane protein — MNKYLFPLKVLVIVALCFAVMPACTNLDEELFSEVTADNFFQTEEELISALGAAYTSLYGYMGTTSLYAAQEVSSDEMVVPTRGPDWGDGGHWVRLHQHLWTTEDPTVTNTWNFLFAGVNACNRLIFQFEELQNPLTDPFIGELRALRAVYYLWLMDLYGNVPIVTSFADANPTPQNNSRSEVYSFVEGELTASLPLVNTSVDGSTYGRINQMVVQMALAKLYLNAEVYTGTPQWQKAVTACDAIINSNNYSLEPNYFANFNLDNQGSSEMIFAIPYDAVFAGGFNIVMQSLSYINQQTYNLAAQPWNGWCTLEDFYNSYEDTDLRKGQPNTEQGPSTVRSNFLIGPQWDVSGKVRLEDAGFEASDQDGAPYTFRAQLNELAPNAWREAGARVAKFEYEIGGQPNMSNDFPIYRYTDVLMMKAEAMWRMNPGDADALSLVNEIRARAGVSDFTELTAENLLAERGREFFVECHRRSDLIRFGVFTSDWWEKSSPGEYVELFPIPRAQIDANPNLTQNSGY; from the coding sequence ATGAATAAGTATCTTTTTCCTTTGAAAGTACTGGTTATAGTAGCGCTTTGCTTTGCTGTTATGCCTGCTTGTACAAATCTGGATGAGGAGCTCTTCAGCGAGGTAACTGCTGATAACTTCTTCCAGACTGAAGAGGAGCTGATCTCTGCACTGGGTGCAGCTTATACTTCTCTTTACGGTTATATGGGGACTACTTCCCTTTACGCTGCACAGGAAGTTTCTTCTGATGAGATGGTTGTCCCAACGCGTGGGCCAGACTGGGGAGATGGTGGACACTGGGTGAGACTTCACCAACATCTTTGGACCACTGAAGACCCAACGGTTACTAATACCTGGAACTTCCTTTTTGCGGGAGTAAACGCTTGTAACCGTCTGATCTTCCAATTTGAGGAACTACAAAACCCACTTACTGATCCATTCATTGGTGAATTGAGAGCTCTTAGAGCTGTTTATTACCTCTGGTTGATGGACCTTTATGGTAATGTACCGATTGTTACATCTTTCGCAGATGCCAATCCTACTCCTCAAAACAACTCTCGTTCGGAAGTTTACTCTTTCGTAGAAGGTGAACTGACTGCATCGCTTCCATTGGTAAATACAAGTGTTGACGGTTCTACCTACGGACGTATCAACCAAATGGTGGTACAAATGGCACTTGCTAAATTGTACCTGAACGCAGAAGTTTATACGGGAACTCCTCAGTGGCAAAAAGCGGTTACTGCTTGTGATGCAATCATTAACTCGAATAATTACAGCCTTGAGCCAAATTACTTCGCCAACTTCAACCTGGACAACCAGGGATCATCTGAGATGATCTTTGCAATTCCTTATGATGCAGTATTTGCAGGTGGATTCAACATCGTGATGCAGTCTTTGAGCTACATCAACCAGCAAACGTATAACCTCGCTGCTCAGCCTTGGAACGGATGGTGTACTTTGGAAGATTTCTATAACTCTTACGAAGACACTGACTTGAGAAAAGGTCAGCCTAATACAGAGCAAGGACCTTCTACTGTTAGAAGTAACTTCCTGATTGGACCACAGTGGGATGTATCTGGAAAAGTAAGACTGGAAGATGCTGGTTTCGAAGCTTCTGACCAGGACGGTGCTCCTTATACGTTCAGAGCTCAATTGAACGAACTTGCTCCTAATGCATGGCGTGAAGCTGGTGCACGTGTAGCTAAGTTTGAGTACGAAATTGGTGGTCAGCCAAACATGAGCAATGACTTCCCAATTTACCGTTACACAGACGTTCTGATGATGAAAGCTGAAGCTATGTGGAGAATGAATCCCGGCGACGCTGATGCACTTTCTTTGGTTAACGAAATTCGTGCAAGAGCAGGTGTATCTGACTTCACTGAACTGACTGCCGAAAATCTGCTTGCAGAAAGAGGACGTGAGTTCTTTGTAGAATGTCATCGTAGATCTGACTTGATCCGCTTCGGTGTGTTCACTTCAGACTGGTGGGAAAAATCATCTCCTGGCGAATACGTAGAATTGTTCCCAATTCCACGTGCTCAGATTGATGCGAACCCTAACCTGACTCAAAACTCTGGATATTAA
- a CDS encoding TonB-dependent receptor plug domain-containing protein has translation MKYLSYLLLLSGLFLFSCKSSNMATGKESNTEKYNSASNLTEYLTQIPGLMVSGEGPNARFKIRGINSINANSDPLFIVDGTPMAGGYTSVYSMIDVKDVKSARIVRGPDATFYGTRGAGGVVIIKTN, from the coding sequence ATGAAATACCTCTCCTATCTCCTCCTGCTTTCGGGGCTCTTCCTATTCTCTTGCAAATCAAGCAATATGGCGACGGGAAAAGAGTCCAACACAGAAAAGTATAATTCCGCTTCAAACCTAACCGAATACCTCACCCAGATACCTGGCCTCATGGTAAGTGGAGAAGGTCCCAATGCCCGCTTTAAAATCAGGGGTATAAATTCGATCAATGCGAATTCCGACCCTCTATTTATTGTGGATGGAACTCCGATGGCAGGGGGCTATACTTCTGTATATAGTATGATTGATGTAAAGGATGTCAAATCTGCAAGGATCGTAAGAGGACCGGATGCAACTTTTTATGGAACCAGAGGCGCTGGAGGAGTGGTCATCATAAAGACTAATTAG
- a CDS encoding LacI family DNA-binding transcriptional regulator: MLKRQVTLADIGKELGVSTATVSRALKDYPDISKETKQKVLDLVKKWNYRPNSMAAGLRKRESKVIGVIIPEIINHFFSSVIKGIMKVAYEADYRVMLCQSDESYEKEVADANALFSSRVDGIMASLAHGTKNIDHFLAFKDVGIPVVFFDKVPSNTPDVSKVVVDDYKGAFRVVEHLIQQGYRRIAHFRGPMLASTSINRYNGYKDALSKYNLAYDPNLVFTCENITLEEGRAFAKRCLENGNFDAIFCITDQVAIGAMLEIKEAGKSVPEDIAIAGFSNWTMSSIVEPKLTTVAQPGLEMGKRAMQLLLDEIRSNKEEVETEAQTVTLETELLIRSSSSKSEVLV; encoded by the coding sequence ATGCTCAAAAGACAGGTAACACTTGCTGATATTGGAAAAGAACTCGGGGTAAGTACGGCAACCGTATCCCGTGCCCTGAAGGATTATCCGGATATCAGCAAGGAAACCAAGCAGAAAGTACTTGACCTTGTCAAGAAATGGAATTACCGGCCCAATTCTATGGCTGCCGGACTGAGGAAGCGTGAATCCAAAGTTATAGGGGTCATCATTCCCGAAATTATCAATCACTTCTTTTCTTCTGTGATCAAAGGCATCATGAAGGTCGCCTATGAAGCAGATTACCGGGTTATGCTTTGCCAATCTGATGAGTCTTATGAAAAAGAAGTGGCAGATGCCAATGCCCTTTTCTCCAGCAGAGTAGATGGGATCATGGCTTCACTTGCACATGGCACCAAAAATATAGACCATTTTCTGGCATTTAAAGATGTAGGAATACCCGTGGTCTTTTTCGATAAAGTTCCCTCCAATACTCCAGATGTATCCAAAGTGGTCGTAGACGATTATAAGGGAGCGTTTCGGGTGGTAGAGCATTTGATTCAGCAAGGATATAGAAGAATCGCCCATTTCAGAGGACCCATGCTGGCAAGTACTTCCATCAACAGATACAATGGCTATAAAGATGCCTTGAGCAAATACAATTTAGCCTATGATCCCAATCTGGTTTTCACCTGTGAAAACATAACCCTGGAAGAAGGAAGAGCCTTTGCCAAACGATGCCTCGAAAACGGGAATTTTGATGCCATTTTCTGTATTACGGATCAGGTAGCTATCGGAGCTATGCTGGAAATAAAAGAAGCTGGCAAATCAGTACCCGAAGATATAGCCATAGCCGGATTTAGCAATTGGACCATGTCCTCCATCGTCGAGCCTAAACTTACAACTGTGGCCCAGCCCGGTTTAGAAATGGGAAAGAGAGCTATGCAGCTTTTATTAGATGAGATTCGTTCCAATAAAGAAGAAGTGGAAACCGAAGCACAGACAGTTACCCTGGAAACAGAACTGCTTATTCGATCTTCCAGCTCAAAATCAGAAGTGCTGGTATAA
- a CDS encoding SusC/RagA family TonB-linked outer membrane protein, translated as MSKIRTLLFKVFLVPMLLCIAYGSAVAQSVSGKITGSDGSPLIGATVVAKGTTVGTFTNDQGEYSLDVPSGVTNLLVSYIGFKTADIAIDGRSTVNITMEEEVSFLDEVVVTGYGTLKGKEVTGSIASVKAKDFNVGNISDPAQLLQGKVAGLTISRPGSDPNGNFSIRLRGLSTIGASTEPLIVIDGVLGGDLNSVAPEDIAAIDVLKDGSAAAIYGTRGASGVILITTKKGVPGSSVVNYSGQVTFETVDNVVDVLDSDAYAAFPGSNDLGGSVDWFDQLLETGNSQIHTLSMSGGNQGTTYRISANFRDVNGIARTTGFQRINGRVNLSQRALNDKLNVTLNLATTTEEASLGFTEAFRYATIFNPTAPFISGSNDPAFARWDGYFQQVLFDFYNPVAIIEQNQNLRETKTLVANIRGDYDLTDDLKFSLFYSQQRSNNILGQYYDKNSFWVGENRNGLARQRNDEAADQLFRAELNYDADLGNNTFLKVLGAYEFQDFTFQGFNVEGGDFLTDAFTFNNLSGSADFANGLGRVNSYKTTNRLIAFFGRVNLNVDDKFFATASVRREGSSRFGQEEKWGVFPAISAGIDLVRAAGVSGFDNLKLRAGYGVTGSNVGQSYLSLQRFGPTGNFFFNGEFIPSFGPVSNANPDLRWQTKTDFNVGVDFAIGNYALTGSIEYYTTTTEDLILNFNVPVPPNLFSTTWLNIGQLDNSGLELALNYALNIGGGNTINFGFNANRFFDTELVSLSDEARGLDFGGQQALANLGSPGQNGTSTILLEEGAPIGQIWTLVTDPNNLVNEDGTWNFLDTDGDGVQDDIKDRDIVGNGLPKYQIGLNSSLNAGNWDASIFFRAVLGHDILNTFRAFYEAPSTISAYNILTTSSDVATLTDQPQLNSFHVEDGDFLRLDNMTVGYTVPNLPGGFSKIRIFANAQNLFTVTNYKGVSPEPRLVDSNSGNPLAPGLDRRNTYFSARGFTVGVNLGF; from the coding sequence ATGAGTAAAATCAGAACTCTTTTATTCAAGGTATTTCTGGTGCCAATGTTGCTCTGCATTGCATATGGAAGTGCTGTAGCTCAGTCTGTATCAGGTAAGATTACCGGATCGGACGGCTCGCCTCTTATTGGGGCAACCGTAGTAGCTAAAGGTACCACCGTAGGTACTTTTACAAATGACCAAGGAGAATACTCTCTGGATGTACCCAGTGGTGTTACTAACCTTTTGGTTTCTTATATCGGATTCAAAACTGCAGATATTGCCATTGATGGCCGTTCTACAGTTAACATCACCATGGAAGAAGAAGTTTCTTTCCTGGATGAGGTTGTTGTAACTGGATATGGAACCCTGAAAGGAAAAGAAGTAACTGGCTCTATCGCATCAGTGAAGGCCAAAGACTTCAACGTAGGTAACATCAGTGATCCTGCACAGTTGCTGCAAGGTAAAGTAGCAGGTCTTACTATTTCAAGACCTGGCTCTGACCCTAATGGTAACTTCAGCATTCGTTTGAGAGGTCTCTCTACTATTGGAGCAAGTACAGAACCTTTGATTGTAATTGATGGTGTTCTGGGTGGCGACCTTAATAGTGTTGCTCCTGAAGACATCGCTGCTATTGACGTTTTGAAAGACGGATCTGCAGCTGCAATCTATGGAACTCGTGGTGCATCTGGTGTAATCCTGATTACTACCAAAAAAGGTGTTCCCGGAAGCTCTGTTGTAAACTACAGTGGACAGGTTACTTTTGAAACTGTTGACAATGTAGTTGACGTACTGGATTCCGACGCTTATGCCGCTTTCCCTGGTTCTAACGACCTGGGAGGTAGTGTAGACTGGTTCGACCAGCTCCTGGAAACAGGAAACTCTCAAATCCACACCCTCTCTATGAGTGGTGGAAATCAAGGAACTACCTACCGTATCTCTGCAAACTTCAGAGATGTGAATGGTATCGCCAGAACTACTGGATTCCAAAGAATCAATGGACGTGTTAACCTGTCTCAAAGAGCTTTGAATGACAAGTTGAACGTAACCTTGAACCTCGCAACAACCACTGAAGAAGCTAGCCTGGGATTCACTGAAGCCTTCCGCTATGCAACTATCTTTAACCCAACTGCACCTTTCATTAGCGGTTCTAACGACCCTGCTTTTGCAAGATGGGATGGGTATTTCCAGCAGGTATTGTTTGATTTCTACAATCCTGTAGCGATCATTGAGCAAAACCAAAACCTGAGAGAAACAAAAACTTTGGTTGCCAACATCAGAGGAGATTACGATCTGACTGATGATCTTAAATTCTCTCTCTTCTATTCTCAGCAGCGTTCTAACAACATTCTTGGACAATACTATGACAAGAATAGCTTCTGGGTAGGTGAGAACAGAAATGGTCTTGCTCGTCAGAGAAATGACGAAGCTGCTGACCAGTTGTTCCGCGCAGAGTTGAACTATGACGCAGACCTCGGAAACAATACTTTCCTGAAAGTACTGGGAGCATATGAGTTCCAGGATTTTACTTTCCAGGGATTTAATGTTGAAGGTGGAGACTTCCTTACGGATGCATTTACTTTCAATAACCTTAGCGGTTCTGCTGACTTCGCCAATGGATTGGGAAGAGTAAACTCTTACAAAACTACCAACAGACTGATTGCATTCTTCGGTCGTGTTAACTTGAACGTAGATGACAAATTCTTCGCAACTGCATCTGTAAGACGTGAAGGTTCTTCTCGTTTTGGTCAGGAAGAAAAGTGGGGAGTTTTCCCAGCGATTAGTGCGGGTATCGACCTCGTAAGAGCTGCTGGAGTAAGCGGATTTGACAACTTGAAACTGAGAGCTGGATACGGTGTAACCGGTTCTAACGTTGGACAATCTTACCTTTCTCTTCAGAGATTTGGTCCTACTGGAAACTTCTTCTTCAATGGAGAATTCATTCCTTCTTTCGGTCCTGTATCTAACGCGAACCCAGACTTGAGATGGCAGACCAAAACCGACTTCAACGTAGGTGTTGACTTCGCAATTGGAAACTATGCGCTGACTGGTTCTATCGAGTACTATACAACTACGACTGAGGACTTGATCCTTAACTTCAACGTACCTGTTCCTCCAAATCTCTTTTCAACTACTTGGTTGAATATTGGTCAGCTGGATAACTCAGGTCTTGAACTTGCCTTGAACTATGCATTGAACATTGGAGGTGGAAACACCATCAACTTTGGATTCAACGCTAACAGATTCTTCGATACAGAACTCGTATCTCTTTCTGATGAAGCCAGAGGACTTGACTTCGGTGGACAGCAAGCACTTGCTAACCTCGGATCTCCTGGACAGAACGGTACAAGTACTATCCTTCTTGAAGAGGGTGCGCCTATCGGACAAATCTGGACGCTTGTTACAGATCCTAACAATCTCGTAAACGAAGATGGTACATGGAACTTCCTCGATACTGACGGCGATGGTGTACAAGATGACATCAAAGACCGTGATATCGTAGGTAATGGTCTTCCTAAGTACCAAATAGGTCTTAACTCAAGCTTGAATGCTGGGAACTGGGACGCTTCTATTTTCTTCCGCGCAGTATTGGGACACGACATCCTGAATACTTTCCGTGCATTCTACGAAGCACCTAGTACTATTTCTGCATACAATATTCTGACTACTTCCAGCGATGTTGCTACTTTGACTGACCAACCTCAGTTGAACAGCTTCCACGTTGAAGATGGAGACTTCCTGAGATTGGACAACATGACCGTTGGGTATACTGTTCCTAACTTGCCAGGAGGATTCAGCAAAATCAGAATTTTTGCTAACGCACAAAACCTGTTTACTGTTACTAATTACAAAGGGGTATCTCCAGAACCACGTTTGGTTGACTCCAATAGTGGAAACCCATTGGCTCCAGGTCTTGACAGAAGAAATACTTATTTCTCTGCAAGAGGATTCACTGTGGGTGTAAATCTTGGATTTTAA